cacccagggttccgtacaaatttaactcatttcttaatttatttatatattttttttaatttaacaaatttatagtgtagtactaaatttacttatatataatattagttgcccatagttctaggtcaacgggggAGTGTCAAAATATACGGTTTTTGCGGCATTAatggccgtatctttttttacgttaacttttCACAGCTTAAAGAAACCGtgagtatatggtttaaattttaactCGATAGGCACGCGTcgccgagataaagggtcttgatagacagacggacggacgggcaacaaagtgatcctataagggttcccttttttacttttaaggtacggaaccctaaaaaactttaagaaataaaaataaaaacgaaaccaaaataacttttttatttatagagcCGCCTTTAAAAAACCAATCTACTTCTTATACATCCCACCCCTATCCTCGTCCAGTTCCTATCGCGttgtaaagcaaatttctgccaaaaagtaattaatacctaataataagaaaattaataaccatccgggtaatTACTTCGTTTTTAAAGTCGGTGCCATTAACAAAATGAATTTTAGCAGTATTTAGTGCTTCAtagtttatgaaattatgaactTTATCCTATTAGGTAACTCGGAACCCTCCTAACACGACTTAGACTAGTATTCGGCCTTTTTTACAGGAACGAATATTGAAGCTAGGCTACAGAGCCTGAATTAGGTATGACGTAGCTTTTAAAAAAGCAATATAGCCAGCCAAACGCAATATTGTAGTCGAAAAAATGTTACCGACGTGTATTACTCAAACAACGTGGCTAGAAAGGATGTTTCGTTCGTACTAAGCTTTTCATAGCTTAGTAACGAGATGTAACGTGTAACGAGTGATTTTTAGTTTAAGATCACACAGCGTTTGTAACTCCAATGGCTTACTCAGATGAGATTTGGTGATTCtctatacatattttcatttgTTCTTTTATATTGCTGGAGTCCTCAAATACCCCCACTAAACtactaatcactacatagtatataacaaagtcgctttccgctctgtatgtatgtctgtccctatgtatatctttaaaactaggcaacggattttgataaggtttttttaaatagatagagtgattcaagaggaaggtttatatgtataatttgtaaaggttttgtgtaaattagttgactacccgtgcgaagcctagggtcgctagtattattatattaattattattactttaaattggcatgtaaatacataaatctgcaaatttaggcggtttttgtGAGTAAATGTATAGTTCTATAGGAACATTAAAACTGCTTCTTTTACTGTAGATACTAATGTACGTAGCTAGCAAACGTCATGTTAATAGTGCTAATCAATACTTCGGTAGGTATATCTACTAATCGTTACGCCCACTATCATTAGTTGCCTGCTATCGACATGAGAGCTTCGTTTATACCTATGTAAGTGCTTGTACTTTCTAACACACAATTCTCAAACAATGGTGACCACCACTTCATTTGAGACTGGTTGTGCTtttgtaataggtaataggaaggtatgtacatatgtattttgGATTTCCAGTATAATAACAAGATTGCTTGAAGAATGGCGAAGCAAAgtctaaaaaaatacattaataaattctttattaGTACAATAACttgtaataaaatgaaatagccGTAGTAGAATAAATACACATTCAAGTATGTACTTTTGTTTtcgttttaagacgaaagtggaggacccgcgcgaaatcgccttttcatacaaacgtagttcttagttattttcctctctggatattaacatcattgaaaatattttgatacaatttgttgtataagaaccacagctatgcctctACGTCtgatttttttccaatttttaattattataaaagttaggagcatttaaaaaattgtatgaaatctgtttttcgctcttaatttttacaataatgaaaaaaatcgaaaaaagtcaaacgtaggcaatttatgcaaaaatattttgcataatgTCAATATACAGAGAGAgtaaaatggggactacatttgtatgaagaagcggccgtcccctttcctcttaatatttTGTTGGTTTATAGGTGCAAAAAGAGGTATCAGAAgtcgaataaaataatataaaaacatacaagcaaaacgtttgtaaattttaaaactactactATTTAATTTACTATGGCAACATAGATTATACACTGCGAAAATGTTGGGTATTTATTACTCATATCACTAAGTTCACATCACATTGCAACTCCTCGGGTACGTAGCCCTGAAAATAATTACATCCATGTGAAATAAGTATATTGGTTATCTTGTAACTGATTTGGGAAATGACACAATATTGATAGTATAATCATATTGTATTTCATTCTTACTTTTTCTTATTAATTAGAAAAGACAGtgtaataatagtagtttatgtgactgctacataatgaaactcgagtgtgggtttatgaaacgaacgtagtgagtttcataatagaatcacacgagtgttttaatgcctaattatgtacagttacatacactgatttatctacacacatattataaactttctataatATATTCACTAaactcatattacagccgacattagGGCATAGTTgttctctggcggaattcgcggatatgaggtggcgtctccgaaatatcttcatcgcacattttacacgaaacttcacTTACTtcagagttactttaaaaacaacaaaacaaattattttttacttacaaactaattaaaacataaactgcacgtcaaatggcggcaaagaaaacttttttcacgcatgtcacgtatccgtattttttttttaattcagagacatactagagtgggggtcgattgccatatcgttcgataccaactaacaagcgaggtttgtcaaatttgtatgcaattgacatttcatttcgaataaaacgtcatctcgactgatattagaatagaggtcaaatcaaatttctttgtttttcagagatgttcgaaatttgaataaattaatgttatcgaaatcgatgttattatttagcaataataacattttcacagataaaaaatttgctgtaacaaaacagtttatcttaatgttggccattatttacggattttgaaggcatcatagagggtttatgatacgTGTGTAGATAAACGTTCCTTAATAGAGACTACAATTATTTTTGTCATGTATACCGCGGTCATTTAGCGACTGAGATTCGAGCGTAATAATAACAATGTGCACAGCAGGATATCTCATTCTGCACACAAAAAGGTCAAAATGTTCGCTTGCTCGCTTGTTGTGACGtaacaaaaattgtttttgttctgGGATACAACCACTGTGACAATATTACAAGCCCCTCCAAGCGATGTAATTGAATTCATAATTAGATGTGTCGTCAAAAAGAAAGTAATTTGTGACGCGCTGTGATATGAGTTTAATTCTCTTTGAACATGGAATTCACGACCTTTACGGGGCTAATGACAGCGTCAAAGTCTTTGACTATGCAGCTGTGTGTCAAGATGTAATATTAAAGTATTTCATTCAAACGGAGACGCCAGTGCTTTATACGTTTTGTTcagttacaaaacttaaaatgctaACTCGTAAATTAGTACTTCAGAATTCAGAATGGACAAGAGATTTTAAAGATATGTTTATTGGCATTAGATTTTACTGACAAGTACCTTACTACAAACACGAATCCATAACATCATAATTTTTGGACACTTTTCTATGTGAACTTGCGCTGAAATGAAATGACCCGGATTCATCTTGTTTGATATCGCTTGAACACGCGACctcaaacatgtttttttaatgaataaattagTGGTCGTTTTTAGACCCAAACCGTTGACAAATGGATAAACATGGGTGCTTTCGTAATTAGCATAAAAATTCGGAAATCTGACTAATGTCCCACTACTGGGCTTCCTTTAAgatactaaaaaatataataggcaCTTTCCCCTTAAGCATCAGCCTTCGGTTTTAGTCGTCCGACTCGCCCgagtaaaaattgtaatagttaCTTACTAACTAAAAATTATTCCTAATTTGCCACATTTGATTGGcatcataaattattttcacATGTTTTAAACAGACAACTTATTCCTAATTATGGAATGTACAGGTATAAAGGAAAATGTTTATGATATTGTTTATTCCACTGTAACTCAGTCCTTACCTCTACACGTTTGGTACGGTCACGTATGTTGTTTCTAATTAACATCAACTTGTTCAGCCGCAACGCGTTGCCATATTGGACTTCACTTCGTATTGTTGGCAACTTTTGCAGTGTAGAGACCGTTTTgttggggcccatttctcgaactaTATTAGATTGTTAGTCTACGAACTGtgaaatcgtatgggttgccatgacaaTACACCAATAATATTAggctaatatcgttcgagaaggGAGCCCTTTTTTGACGTACTCTACTTTTGTAAGTTACAAACTAGACATTACAGTTAGTACTATAGCATAGTACATACAATACATAGTCAAACAGATAATTATTGTTGTGTATAACTAACAATcatacttaaggggcccactgactatcagtccgccggacgatatcggcctgtcagttgttcggaactgtcaaatttttgttctaactgacaggccgatatcgtccggcggactgatagtcagtgggctcctttagatAGATAACTAGGTACTAATATACAGGAATGTGTAATCTACCAAATACCGgccttgtaaaaataataacatagaTTCACTCGGGACCTATGCTACTCATTACCTTACTTATAATTAACCGAGCGAGACCGAAGTCTGTTCGGCTGTTGTAcagtttaattgttattttcaaCCAATTCTCAGCAATTTCGGAAGTAAGtcgattaagtatttatatttttttcaaaatcgtgAAGACAAGTCATGAGGGTTCGCGAGTACTAATACAAAGCTCACAGAGCCATTAAGTAATACCTATCATCGTATCAGTTTCGTCATGTTTATCTGCACGTATGTCACATCCATTGTTCTTTGAAGCTATTGGATATCATatatatcccatcaaaaacattatatgtaaaaagatgccagtctcgcaatgcaatacttctactacaaaaaagtttagagatgtaatgtgataccaagtcggttattttagtcagtgccagggggtgttaaaatcgCACCAATATAAGatatctattatttttaatacgtataatgacttggccatcgcacggctgcataatgacataaaggtgacagtccatttctgaccgcagctgcgcgactgcaccgacactactgcagcggcctgaacgcgtcggtgttattgtcaatttccatagtaaaatgaatgacgttatcgactgcacgtaatatggtgattttaacgttttcccgaccgcagctgcactactgctccgacacgtcggtgttattgtcaatttccatagtaaaatgaatgacaagactgaccgcacgtagcatggccatttttgcgtatttggtgtattattgcaactgcggctgcagaccgcacgtcaaatctgtcacctgcactgaaatgtctttggtcacagatattagtagttctaagcaaagaggatataaccactacgttctaaggagcttattacacccacggacaaagaatcccgatggtacagtcgccatatatcgcagatatatcggggcggccaaggagctcacacatatctaaacacgcctttattgtcaaggcgctagagtgcatgttcagatatttctagcacctcggtcgctccgatatatccgatggcgactgtaacttttttgctaatctatattgagccctaggaggatataacaaaacggagtagccattggcattcccctctgtcgaaaatagtcggccaatggtcatacacaatgtatggactgacgtttatctgacatggctattttgacgttacgtatacatttgacgttcccctcccccgcaaaaattggcagacgtttttgtaccgcaaattacagacgtggcggctccgtttggtaatatcctcctagattgagccatgtcacagagccagtcaggaaactagaatgataggtccgaaaagagagcgtcaaattcggaagttaactatagtctggcaaacactttgagcaacaccggcttccgacacgtcggaagggaggagcccaagcgatatcttaccgtacaaatcgttctgccattttttacggaggaaaacgtgcacacagtcgcacttctcactcactacttacaaaatccaatctctaatgatgacacaaatacatagaaaatgacacacgtcaaagacaagtcttgcacacctcgatctctttataataaagagcgcattacacaattattgtgtgcaacacgaggtgtgtgttgtacgtaccgcgctagttgtatgcatgcacaattgatcttgtacctcgacagaggggaaatagtgcgaatgccgactcccttccgtgttgctcgaagggcaaacccaatttgtcagtaaataagaacaaccaaaaatctactcatccatttcctttgggtgctatagtatactagcccaagacaaagatagtatatgattctctctgtctatttcaattgagacagtccctatattttcctatgtgatttttttaacgataaaaTCCAGGAATATAGGACGGAGGAAGTCTAGGTAGCCGTAGTAAGTACAAAGACTAGATGCGATTCGTAGGAGGTTTAATAAAAGACTAACAAACTACAACTACCCTATACCTAAGTAAGCATAATCTAGGTGTACCcacattgtatatatatatacatatatcacaCCTCCCTTCTTAATCTCTAAACCTTAAAATAATCTATAACAAGTAATAAAGATTGAAATTGTTTTGAGGCAACTTATTGTCCTAAATAAATCTATATCTAATCGTAAAGACCTTATTTGCAAACTATCCATGCTCCTCTCACATAAATTTAACTCGTACATATTAATCTATTTCAAGCTTACGAATTCTGCTCGGTAAAGGTCTGAGGTTCAGCGGGGATCGCCGCTGTAGCGGAGGAGCCGGACGTGGGGGAGGCACCCCAGCCACATTTGTTTCACTATTTTCAGCACTTGCTACTTCCACCTTTTGGGGAGGCTGCGCGTTTCCCTCGCCCACTTCCGTCTGCTGGCTAGAGCGCGCGACGCCGTCGCCAGCCCCTGGCGACCGCTCGTTAGTCTCGTTGACCTCTTCAGGGCAAGGTACAGTCGATAACCTAGATCTACGTCTGATTTGATCAACATGCCTAAGAACCGATCTACCGCTTCCGCTATCTAAGGTGTATCTCCGCGAACCTTCGGCACTCCGCACCGTACCTCTAACCCATTTGTCGTTACCGGTATAATCGCGAGCCCAAACTGCGTCCCCCGGCCGAAAGTGACGTTGCGTACCGCCTGCGTTCTCGACCTGCCGCTGCTGAGCCGAACTAACCCGTTTCTCCAGCGCACTCTCGCTGCGGAGCAAATCTAACCGTGAACGTAACGACCGCCGCTGCAAAAGCATCGCCGGACTATCTCCTGTGGTACTATGCATGCTATTCCTGTATGTCatgagataagtctgcagcgccGCGTCGACATCTGTACGCTCTCTAATAGCCTTGCTAATCGCACGTTTACATAATTTGACAGCATTTTCCGCGGCTCCGTTCGACGCTGGATGGTATGCTGGAGAGAAAGACTGCTTTATGCCATTAGTTTCAAGAAAATGTTTGAATTCATTACTTGTGAACGGTGGACCTTGGTCTGATACTAATTCCCTTGGCAACCCAAAACGCGCGAAAGTTGCTCTCAGTTCTTTAATTACTGCCCCTGCGTTCGTCCtagacatttcaaatatttccaGCCACTTTGAACTCGAATCTATTAGTACTAAGAACGTTTTTCCCTTGAATGGCCCCAAAAAATCTACGTGTAGCCTACTCCAGACGTGGGTTGAGTAAGGCCAAGGGCTCGGAGGAGCATGCGTCGGCGCCGGCGCCTCCGCGGCACATGTCTCACATTGCCGACACTGCGCTTCCACCTCGGCGTCAATATTGGGCCACCAAACGTAACTACGGGCTAAGGCCTTAGTCTTTACTATGCCCATATGACTAACGTGTAGCTGCTTGAGAACTGTTTCCCTCAAAATGGCTGGTATCACCATCCGGTAACCCCACATTAAGCAACCTCGGTCTACATACATCTCGTGGCGCCTTAGTAGGAAAGGTTTGATCTCTTCATCTTGACACGATGTCGGCCAGCCTGACTGCACATACGACAACACCCTACTCAGAGTAACGTCATGTGACGTAGCCGACTTAACTTGCTCGTTAGTTACAGGTAAAAAATCTTCCACAAAATTAAGGTAAGTCACCTCCTGATTTTGTTTCTGATCTTGACCTCCTTGCGGCAGCCTCGATAACGCATCAGCACAGTTTTTACTTGACGGTACGTATTCAATTTCATAATTATATCCTGACAACAAAATCGCCCAGCGCTGCAATCGGGACGCCGCCATCACCGGGATCCCTACTTTATCGCCAAAGATGTATGTGAGCGGCTTGTGATCGGTCCTCAATATAAATTTACGACCGTATAAATATTGGTGAAATTTCCGTATTCCGTACACTAAGGCTAGCGCTTCCCTATCAATCTGCGCGTACCCACGCTCGGCCGGGGTAAGAGTACGCGACGCGTAAGCCACCGGTCGCTCGCCCTCTGGCGTGAGGTGCGATATAACGCAACCTATCCCCACCCCGGATGCGTCTGATGTCAAAACTAACGGCAGAGAACCCGAATAGTGCACCAAAACTTCACTCGAAGTCAGCACTTGTTTGACCTTGTCGAACGCCTCCTGACAACTCGCGCTCCAAACAAATTTGGTTCCTGcctttaacaaattatacaatgGCGTAAGCATGGTACTAACGTTTTTTATAAACTTCCCGTAATACATTATCATACCCACGAACGCTCGAACCTCAGACACGTTGCTAGGTGCCGGGGTATTCACGATGGCCCTAACCTTATCCGGACACGTATGGACCCCCTCCTTGCTAATGACGTGCCCCAAATAATTAATCGACTCTTCAAAGAACGCGCATTTATCTTTTCTGACCCGCAACCCATATGCCTGCAATCGTTCAAATACTTTGTATAAGTTGTCCACGTGGGCTTCCGTATTGCTacccgtaataatgacgtcatccAAAAATACGCCCACGTGCGGCAGGTCAGAAAATAATTGTTCTAGATGTCTTTGGAATATTCCGGGGCTAGATGACAGGCTGTACACTAAGCGGTTGTACATAAATAACCCCTTGTGGGTATTTATTACGGTGTACTTTTTTGATTCATCAAGCTCAAACTGCGCGTAGGCTTGCGAAAGATCAATCTTGCTGAAACGCTCCCCCCCATGTAAACGTGCTAATAAATCCTCCACCCTAGGTAGCGGATAACGGTCAACCTCTAAAACCCGGTTCaaagtcattttaaaatcaGCGCAGATACGTATGTTACCGTCTTTTTTTACGACCGGCACGATAGGCGTGGCCCAGTCGGAGCGGTCGACGGGGGTGAGCACGCCGTCGCGCACCAGCTGCTCCAGCGCGCGCTCCACCGGCTCGCGCAGCGCGTACGCCAGGGGGCGCGCGCGCAGGAACACAGGCCGGGCATCCGCACGCAGGTGGATGCTGACCTTGCCGCCGGTAAACCGCCCCAGGCCGTCCGCTAACACCTCAGAGAATCTGGAACTGAAAGCACTATAATTAAACTGACCGTTAATTACATTATTCACCTCACAGTATTCCGTCACGGGAATTAAGTCCCTAATTATATATAATTCATATAACCATTGCCGACCGAGCAACTTACTTTTGCCGTTTCGTATTACAAACAAATCCAAATGCTTTTCTATACCCCTAAAACGCACTAACGGTCTTATCAGCCCTACCGGCTGCACCCACTCGCCCGTATAATAACgcaaatataaattacatttggTTAACTTTAACTTACTAAATACAgctaaatacattttttcacttATACATGAAACGGCACTGCCCGTGTCACACTCCATATCCATGTCTATACCTTGTACATTTAACTTTAACATAATCGGTTTATATGCTAACGCGGATAATTGATTTAAAGTCACAATAATTACCTCGTCACTGTCTTCACTGCACGCATTTTCCTCATCCACGACGGTGTTGGCATGCACATCGTATTGCTCCGTCATATTGGGACACATACGCTTTAAATGCCCCTGTCTATTGCATACCCGGCATACATAACGAGCAAATTGGCATCCCGCCTTGTCGTGCGCCCCGCCGCACGCACTGCACTGCTGGGCCCCGCGCGCCGGGCCCCGGcctcggccgccgccgccgctggcGCCAGCGCGGCCTCCCCGGCCCGCGCGAGTCGCCGCCCGGCCAGCTCGCTGTCCCGCCTGGCCTCCTGCCCAGCGTGGTGTCATCGCCTTGCACTCCACTGTGCCTGCTCCACTCGAAGGTCCCGCGCGACCCTCCACGAGAGCCGAGTCTTTTTCCGCCGCCTCCATACTAACCGCCAATTTATACGCTTTCGCAAAGTCCAATGACTCTTCCGTAAACAACCGTTGGCGTATAGTCTCACTCTGCAGTCCACAAACCAGCTGGTCACGCAAACTGTCCTCTAACCAAGTTGAAAATTCACAGTCTTTTGACATTTGCTTTAACACGGCCACATATTCCGAAATAGATTCGTTCGCACTCTGCTTCCTATGCCTGAATTTAAAACGTTCGGCTAAAATACTTGGCTTAGGTTGTAAATGTTTTTCTAATATTGACGTCACTTCTGTAAATGTTTTGGTAGATGGTTTGACGGGCGTGCACAAATTCACTAAAAGTTCGTAACACTCAGCTCCCATCACCGTAATTAACGTTGGTACATACAACGATGCATCAATTTTATTCACTAAAAAGTATTGTTCTAAGCGATCTACGTACAGCCTCCAATTATCCGTTCCCATTTTAAATTCCGGTATTTTACCGACCGCCATTGCTCGATCCGGTGCCGCCGTCACACTCATTAAGAAAAAATAACTCGCGTTATCAGTTCGCTCGCGCACCACTATGTATAATTAACAGCAAACAACGCAGGTCCAGATTGTCTCGTCGCCACTATAAAATCCAGGAA
The sequence above is drawn from the Cydia strobilella chromosome 2, ilCydStro3.1, whole genome shotgun sequence genome and encodes:
- the LOC134752554 gene encoding uncharacterized protein LOC134752554: MSVTAAPDRAMAVGKIPEFKMGTDNWRLYVDRLEQYFLVNKIDASLYVPTLITVMGAECYELLVNLCTPVKPSTKTFTEVTSILEKHLQPKPSILAERFKFRHRKQSANESISEYVAVLKQMSKDCEFSTWLEDSLRDQLVCGLQSETIRQRLFTEESLDFAKAYKLAVSMEAAEKDSALVEGRAGPSSGAGTVECKAMTPRWAGGQAGQRAGRAATRAGRGGRAGASGGGGRGRGPARGAQQCSACGGAHDKAGCQFARYVCRVCNRQGHLKRMCPNMTEQYDVHANTVVDEENACSEDSDEFQIL